The following DNA comes from Novosphingobium terrae.
TGGTTCCCCGCCGCGCACGCGCTCCAGCGCCAACGCCCAGCGCGGGCGAGCAAGGCTGGGAATGCCCAGCGCTTCGCTGGGATGGGCGCGCAGGCGCCAGCGCGTGACAGCCGCTGTGCCCGAGGCCGGCGCATCGAGCGGCAGAGCGCGGCGGAAGACGAAGGCGGGCACGCAGGACTTCTCGGCGGCCAGCTGCAGGCGCTTGGACGCTGTGGTCGAGAGGGCTTTGACCTCGCCCACCACGCCGCCCAGACCCGAATGGCGCAGGCATTCCTCCATGGCGGTGAGCACATTCACATCGCTGCCCGCCTCGACATAGATCACCCGGTCCGGGGACAGACCGGCAAGGTCAAGGGCAGGGGCGAAGAGGTCGCGCCATCGCAGGCACCAAAAGACCGGGCCCTCGGTGCGCGCCAGGATGCCGGCCAGGAAAACGGTGGCGGCTGCATCATCGGCAAGGGCAGTGCTGCCCGCCAGCTCATGCAGCGCGGCGCAAGACAGGCCGCCGCCCGGCAGGCGCGCGTCGATGCTCTCCAGCCCGAAGGGCAGCACAGCCTTGGGCGCGGCGCTGCCTTCGATGGTGGCGATCTGCTCACGCAATTGGTCAAGGACGGCGGACTGGCGCATGGCAAGATGGAGACTCAGGAAGGGGACTTTCGTTCCCTTTATGTTCCATCCATGACGGGGGCAGAGTCAAGAGGGCTGGCAGCCGACTTGTTCCATTTCTGTTCCGATGCTAGACAGGCCGCTCACCGGACGGGGAAGGGGTTGAAAGCGGCTTTCCGCCTATCCCGTTGATTCCTGCCTGAAGCGCCGTGGTGGCGGTGAGGGCCAAGCGAAGGCCAGGATGTCGAGCTTTTCCACTGATCTGTTTGGCACGCCGCTGCTGCCTGGCCTCGACGTCGCCGAGCGACTCGTCACCGAGGATGAGGAGCGCGCGCTCATCGCCCACATCGATGCGCAGGCGCTGAGCCCGTTCCGCTTTCAAGGCTGGGAAGGCAAGCGGCTCACCACCTCCTTTGGCTGGAGCTATGATTTCGAGAAGGGGGAGGCGGCGGCCGCGCCGCCGATGCCCGAATGGCTGCTGACCATAAGGGCGCGTGCAGCGAGCTTTGCCGGGCTGCAGGCCGACGATCTCGTGCAGGCCCTGCTGCTCCGTTACGATCCCGGGGCTGGGATCGGGTGGCACCGTGACCGCCCGCTCTTTGAACATGTGGTCGGCATCTCGCTGGGCGTTCCGGCGGTGATGCGATTTCGTAGGCGCCTCGAAAAGGGCTTTGCCCGCGTGTCGGCGCCGCTGGCGCCGCGCTCGATCTATCATCTGAGCGGCGAGGCGCGCCATGGCTGGGAACACAGCATTGCCGAGATGGAGGAGACGCGCTGGTCGATCACCTTCCGAAGCTTCTCGGCGCGGGGCGCCAGAGAGCTGCTGGGCGCAGCCTAAGCGGCAAAGAGCGGGAGGGTTGGCGCCTCCTCAAGCGCTGGCGTCTCGAAATTCGAGACAGTGACACCAACCAGTCGGATGCCCTTTTCCGGTGGATAGATCGAGCGGATCAGATCGAGGCTGGTCTGACGTAGCAGGTCCTTGTTGGCGATAGCGCCGGTGTGGCTGCGGCTGCGGGTGATGGTGCGAAAGTCCTTGAACTTGATCTTCACCGTCGCGGTGCGACCAAAGGCGCTCGCACGCTCACACCATTCCCACACATCGTCGGCCATCTGCAACACGCCGGCCTCGATGTCGGCAGGCTCGGTCAGATCGCGATCAAAGGTCGTTTCCGACCCGGACGATTTGCGGACCCGGTTGGGATTGACCGGGCGATCGTCCTGGCCCCGTGCGATGGCGTAGTACCAGTCGGCCGAGCTGCCGAAATGTTGCTCCAGAAAGGCGAGGGACTTGGCGCGCAGATCGGCGCCGGTCTCGATGCCCAGGCGCTGCATCTTCTCGGCGGTTTTCGGGCCGACCCCGTGGAACCGCGAAACCGGCAATGTCTCGACCCAGGCTTGGCCCATGTCCGGTGTTACCGCGAATTGCCCATTGGGCTTGCGGTGATCCGAAGCCAGCTTGGCGAGAAACTTGTTGTAGGAGATGCCCGCCGAGGCGGTGAGCCCGGTCTCTTCAAGGATCCGTGCCCGAATTGCCTTCGCGGTGAGCCAGGCGGTAGGCAGGCTGGCCCGGTTGTTGGTGACGTCGAGATAGGCCTCATCGAGCGAGAGCGGCTGAATGAGGTCGGTGAATTCCGCAAAGATGGCGTGGATCTGCCGCGACACCGATTTGTAGACCTCGAAGCGCGGTGGCACGAAAATCAGATCGGGGCAACGGCGCAGCGCGGTGACGGATGGCAGCGCCGACTTCACCCCAAACTTGCGCGCCTCATAGCTGGCGGCGGCCACCACGCCGCGTGCCGCGCCATGGCCTACCGCGACCGGGCGCCCGCGCAGCGAGGGATCGTCACGCTGTTCGACGGAGGCGAAGAACGCGTCCATGTCGACATGGATGATCTTGCGAGTCGGCTGCTGGCTCATGCCGAGCCATTTAGCACCAATAGAACGTAAAGGGAACGATTACCGAATAGGCTTGCAGGTGGACCTACCGGCGAGGGGTGGCTCCGCCAAGGGTGGTTTCGCGCTCCTTCTCCAACCGATCGACCTCCCGCTCGACAACCTCGCGGATAAATTTGGCGCGCCGGTTAGGCCCAATGAGATCGTCGATCCGCTCCGCCATGCCGTCAGGCAGGCGAACGACGGTTGTTTTTACTCCGAGCGGCGGTCTTCCCATGGGGGTGTCGTAACCCGGCTTGATGCCCATTCAATCGTTAGTTCAATAACCGATATCTGTTACTAGAATAATTCAGGGAGCTAGGTTATAAGCGATATCGGATAGCGTTCGGATCGCCATCGATCTGCGAGCGCGGACGATGGAGCAACAGCGATGGTGAACCGCGATATGTCCTCTGACGCCTCTCCGACCGGCACCTCGCGGCGAGGTTTGCTGCGCGGTCTGGGCCTTGCATCGACGATCAGTCTGGCGGTCACTCCCCCGTGGGCAACGGCTCTGGCCGCGCTCGAAGAGCGATATGAAGATCAGCCTGTCATCCTCAACCGAACCAAAGAGGGCCGATAGATAAGCCTGAGGCGCTATCACACGGCGGAAATTGCCTTCTCCGTCGTTGAGGCGGGCTTCCTCGATGACCATCTCCGCGACAGTCTGCACCGGGCAGGGGACGTTTCAAAACTGGCGCTTTGCTCTCACCTGCTCGACATGGGCGTGGCGGACGCATGGTGTGCCCAGAATCTCCGGCAAGATATATCCAAGGCACTGGCCTATGCGAACGCGACAGGCCTTGGCCATGACTGCCCCGAAATGGCTCGACTTGCGGTCATCCTCACACCCTATTGGAAATGGAACTACCCTGTCTTGATAGGTGACCCGCCGACGGATGACGGCGGGTTCACGACTGGCGAGGTCCGTCACCTCACCCGTGCCTTGCTGGAGCGGGTGCATGACGTGACCGGCCATCGCCGACCGAAAGGCTGGGCCCGTCGTCAGCGCGAGGCAACCCGATGATGTTGGCCACGGACCTGGACCACCTTCCGTGGCCTGTGCAAAAGGAGCTGCACCATGTTGCAGCCCTTCTGTTTGAGACTTTTGAGGAGGTCATCAAGGGCGCGTGCTCAGACCACCGAAGGAAAGGGCGCATCCTAGCGATCATCCTCCATGGTCAGCATGTCAGGGAAGAATGGGCGAAGCTCGCGCCCGCGGAAGCCTTCCAACTTATCGTCATTGTCAATCACGGTCGGCTTGCGCGCAGTGAGGGTGATTGGCGGATCGTGCGGGATCGGCTGCAAAGGGCCTGGGAGTTTGGTGAAATAAGCCGCCCGGTCCGCCTATCCGTCTCAGGATTGGATGGGACGAACCGCGCCGTGATGACAGGCGTGCCTCATTTTGTAGCGATCGCAGAGCAGGGTATCGCGCTCTATCAAATGGAGGGCTTTCGCCTGGAGACGCCTCGGCACCTGCCCGCGCAGGAGCGGGCCGGGCGAAGCGTGACCGAATTCCTGCGCTGGCATCGGCGGGGGAACGAGTTTCTCTCCGGGGCCCACTTTTACGGTAGCGAGGGTAATGCGCCGTTGGCAGCGATGCTGCTTCACCAGGCATGCGAGCATTTCTACCTTTGCGTGTTGTGGGCGGTGACCCTTCATGGTCCGCGCACCCATGCGCTCGATGTCCTTCGTGACGCTGCCGAGGCGTTGGACAATCGCCTACGAGAAGCGTGGCCGAGAGAGAACTATTTTGAGCGGCGGGCCTTCGGCTGCATCCGCCGGGCTTATGTTGAGGTGCGCTATGGGCGGTCATACCGCATCTCACCGGAGGAGTTAATCTGGGCTTTTAAGCGTGTGAAGGTCCTGCAGGAGATCGTGATTGGCGCTTGCGCAGATCACTATGGTTCGCTGCTCGTGGGGCCATCGATCCCGATGCTCTCACTTTATGACGCGCCGGTCGTGGCCGGGACGCTTCCCCCTGATGGCGGTCTACCGGCGCTACGCGACGCGCCACCAAAGCCGAGGCAGGGGAAAGGCTTGCAGGTTCACAGCAATCGCCTTCGCCCCGGCGGACGCTTCTGGCGATCCAACAGATTCATGAATTGGGTTTACGATCTCCTGGAAATCATGGTCGCGCTGAGCTTTTTCGTGGGCGGCGCGGGGGCGGCCTTGCTCTGGACCGGCCAAGCTCACTTGGGCCAAGGCGTTCAATCCGAGCCGGCTGATCCTTCAGCAGTGCTGGATTTCGACATCAAGGCGGACAGCATGCTCGGGGCGGTGGAGAAAATCGCAAGCCGTGCAGGATATCGCACAGCGACGAATGATGTCCTCTGGGAGGCGGGTTGGGCAGGATCCTATCGGGCCAAGGCGACCACCTTCGACGCCCTGTCCGACGTTCTTTATGGATCTGGGCTCTGTCCTGCAATCAGCGCCGACACCGTCACCGTGCGATCCTGCAACAAGACCAGCGCGCCGGTCACAGCGACAGTCGAATATGAGACGAAGCCCGATGGCGGCCTCACAATGAAGATCCTGAGATAAATCTGAGGACTAAGGGCAAAGCAGCGTGAATATGCATGGCGCCATTTCTCATGGGCGGTTATCTTCACACCGACGCGTGGACGATCCATCCACACAAATTGCGTCGCAAGCGTTCCTGATCATACCTGACCCCTCCTTGGTCAGGAACGCTTGTTTGGCATTTCGTGTGAGTTTGGCTAGAGGGCTGGCCGCGCCGGGGGGATTTCAGGGTCATCTGCGCCGCCATCGTCAGAAACGGGAGGGGGGATGCTGATGAACTTGTCACGTTTTCATGATCCGGCACTTCTGATGAAACTGGGAGGCGATCCGGAACTGGCGGACGATCCGTCGTTGGGCGAGGCCATCTCTCACGTCATGCAGCAGCCGACAAATGAGCGATGGCTTTTCGATATCGTGACGGACGATGGTCTGATGACCTACACGATCATCCAGAAGATCGCCCTGTCGCCGGAGTTCGAAAGCTGGAAGCAGGGCGGTGCCAATGGGGGAGCACAATCAAAGGCTGCCGCAGGCTGATCAGCGAATGGGGCCGCTCGCTTCGCGTTGCTATCCAAATAGGTCTAAATGAGTTATTAGACTAAGCGATGTGTGGATTGCAACGAGGGCACAAAATGACGAAACTTGGCTTGGCGCTTGCCGCAATCAGCGGACTGATTTCATCGACAGTCGGCTCAGCCGCATATGCGGACACCGCAAATGTCATCACTTTTCAGAGCGTGCCAAGAGCCAAGCGGTTTGTTCTGACGGCTCCGGCCGTAAGCCGCGATCCTGGAGCGGTCGCTGCGGTGAGCGGCGGGCAGCAAAATAGCAGCCTCGAAGCGGATTTCACGGCGCAAGGGGAGGGGGCCTTCCCCCTCGGATCGCCCATCGCCGCAAACTCCAGCATTGTGGTGCCTACGTGGATGCGCCTCGCGGCTGACAGGTCCGGGTTCGCGCCGTCTCCAGACCATGTGTTCGCGGGCTCGATCACAAAACGGACAAACGGCCCCTGCGACTATCCGGTTTACCGCCCCAACCATCACATCTCCCTGGAAGCCGAAAGTCGTAGGGCGACATTCTATCGCGCGATGGCGCAGGCTGCTTGCGACGCTGGCATTCCCGTCGTCCTGTTCGACGCGCTGATCACCCAAGAGAGCCGATACAATCCTGCGGCTCTTAGCCCTAAAGGAGCGGTGGGCATGTCGCAATTGATGCCAGCGCGCGCCCGCGCGCTCGGCGTGACGAATGCATGGTCGATCGAGGAGAACTTGGCGGGAGGAGCGCGCCATATGCGCGCATTGCTCGATGAGTTTGGCCGCTTCGACCTTGCCCTTGCTGCGTACAACGCCGGTGAGGGGCGGGTGCGAGGAAAGTGGCAGGTGCCACGGATCCGTGAAACCGTCGACTATGTCAGCACGATCCTCAAAACGATCCGGGATCTCCAACTGGGGGCAAACGGCTAACCCCGCTTGCCTCCCCCTGCATGGGGGCCCTTCTTGAAGGCGGCATCCGCTCGCAACGACCACTGGCGGCCAGTCGCGCCTGAACCGTCTTAGGTTGCGCGCGCCTGATGGATCTGTCGCAAAGCCCAAATCGAACCATCCAGATTCAGCTGACCCTTATGTGCCTTGGCAACCATGCCGTGGAAATAGGCGCCGGGTGAGCGATGGATCTCGTGGTTCTTAGATCGGTGTCGGACCAGCACCAGGCTCCAGAAGGTCCGCGCAAGGCCCATGGTCTCGATCGCGCTGGCAATGAGCTTGCTGCTGATCAGCATCGACGAGGCCAGAGTGCCGGTTGCGATAGCGAGCCCCTCATGGTCGAAACTTGCGGGTAGGTCATCTTTGCATTGTGCAAACAGGTCACGAGCCTCTGCGACCGTAATGCGGCAGGTCAATTCGTTGGCGCCTGGTTGAACGGAGCTTTGGTTGGCGCGAGCGGATTCTTGAGCGAAATCCGCGAAATTATCAGGCCTGATGCTTTGCGCTGTGGCTACTCTACAAAAAGAAGGTTGCTCGACTGTATGGTGTTGTCGCGATTCTTGTTCTGATTGGTCGCGAGTGGGTGCGTGATTTGCACAGCTTTTGCCAACGTTTTCCACAGCGTTCTGCGCAGCGGTGAGCAAGGGGGCTGTTAGGCGATGCAGGTCCAGTAACCTGGGCAACTGATCGATCCGTTTGATGCGAGCGGTGCTGGTTTGGATTAGGGACAACTGCTCTACGAGGACGGGATCTGGCACGAGGCGGAGATG
Coding sequences within:
- a CDS encoding HEPN domain-containing protein; the protein is MMLATDLDHLPWPVQKELHHVAALLFETFEEVIKGACSDHRRKGRILAIILHGQHVREEWAKLAPAEAFQLIVIVNHGRLARSEGDWRIVRDRLQRAWEFGEISRPVRLSVSGLDGTNRAVMTGVPHFVAIAEQGIALYQMEGFRLETPRHLPAQERAGRSVTEFLRWHRRGNEFLSGAHFYGSEGNAPLAAMLLHQACEHFYLCVLWAVTLHGPRTHALDVLRDAAEALDNRLREAWPRENYFERRAFGCIRRAYVEVRYGRSYRISPEELIWAFKRVKVLQEIVIGACADHYGSLLVGPSIPMLSLYDAPVVAGTLPPDGGLPALRDAPPKPRQGKGLQVHSNRLRPGGRFWRSNRFMNWVYDLLEIMVALSFFVGGAGAALLWTGQAHLGQGVQSEPADPSAVLDFDIKADSMLGAVEKIASRAGYRTATNDVLWEAGWAGSYRAKATTFDALSDVLYGSGLCPAISADTVTVRSCNKTSAPVTATVEYETKPDGGLTMKILR
- the repC gene encoding replication initiation protein RepC, with product MTYTQLLGDLAQRDVRRLREASYAIGERRAFENLKPAENAAEHKRAILHCLDELARHHDNGIGLSRSNVRHLAGLVRATRAEDIRAHGGLIGGANDWYGAKLGVLPATMTTIFRALKRAGLILPHNETGNHRRSSRRGTDGSYSGRGYSLLPLTTRLSELQSQADRLKRDALAFHAASADLRRLLRQINAHLRLVPDPVLVEQLSLIQTSTARIKRIDQLPRLLDLHRLTAPLLTAAQNAVENVGKSCANHAPTRDQSEQESRQHHTVEQPSFCRVATAQSIRPDNFADFAQESARANQSSVQPGANELTCRITVAEARDLFAQCKDDLPASFDHEGLAIATGTLASSMLISSKLIASAIETMGLARTFWSLVLVRHRSKNHEIHRSPGAYFHGMVAKAHKGQLNLDGSIWALRQIHQARAT
- a CDS encoding alpha-ketoglutarate-dependent dioxygenase AlkB; this translates as MSSFSTDLFGTPLLPGLDVAERLVTEDEERALIAHIDAQALSPFRFQGWEGKRLTTSFGWSYDFEKGEAAAAPPMPEWLLTIRARAASFAGLQADDLVQALLLRYDPGAGIGWHRDRPLFEHVVGISLGVPAVMRFRRRLEKGFARVSAPLAPRSIYHLSGEARHGWEHSIAEMEETRWSITFRSFSARGARELLGAA
- a CDS encoding lytic transglycosylase domain-containing protein, which gives rise to MTKLGLALAAISGLISSTVGSAAYADTANVITFQSVPRAKRFVLTAPAVSRDPGAVAAVSGGQQNSSLEADFTAQGEGAFPLGSPIAANSSIVVPTWMRLAADRSGFAPSPDHVFAGSITKRTNGPCDYPVYRPNHHISLEAESRRATFYRAMAQAACDAGIPVVLFDALITQESRYNPAALSPKGAVGMSQLMPARARALGVTNAWSIEENLAGGARHMRALLDEFGRFDLALAAYNAGEGRVRGKWQVPRIRETVDYVSTILKTIRDLQLGANG
- the dinB gene encoding DNA polymerase IV, whose translation is MSQQPTRKIIHVDMDAFFASVEQRDDPSLRGRPVAVGHGAARGVVAAASYEARKFGVKSALPSVTALRRCPDLIFVPPRFEVYKSVSRQIHAIFAEFTDLIQPLSLDEAYLDVTNNRASLPTAWLTAKAIRARILEETGLTASAGISYNKFLAKLASDHRKPNGQFAVTPDMGQAWVETLPVSRFHGVGPKTAEKMQRLGIETGADLRAKSLAFLEQHFGSSADWYYAIARGQDDRPVNPNRVRKSSGSETTFDRDLTEPADIEAGVLQMADDVWEWCERASAFGRTATVKIKFKDFRTITRSRSHTGAIANKDLLRQTSLDLIRSIYPPEKGIRLVGVTVSNFETPALEEAPTLPLFAA
- a CDS encoding ribbon-helix-helix domain-containing protein → MGIKPGYDTPMGRPPLGVKTTVVRLPDGMAERIDDLIGPNRRAKFIREVVEREVDRLEKERETTLGGATPRR